From Pseudanabaena sp. PCC 6802, one genomic window encodes:
- the ribBA gene encoding bifunctional 3,4-dihydroxy-2-butanone-4-phosphate synthase/GTP cyclohydrolase II has translation MQQFLFDPIPEALHDLQSGRTIVVVDDENRENEGDLVGAAQFATPEMINFMATHARGLICLAMTGDRLDELDLPLMVNRNTDSHQTAFTVSIDAKVGTSTGISADDRSRTIQVAIHASTKPDDLRRPGHIFPLRSRDGGVLKRAGHTEAAVDLARLAGLYPAGVICEIQNDNGSMARLPELIEYAKKHNLKLISIADLISYRLEHERFVHRETVAKLPSQFGDFDIYAYRNSLDNTEHVAIVKGDPSQFPNREVIVRVHSECLTGDALGSLRCDCRGQLQSALKMIEYAGAGVVVYLRQEGRGIGLINKLKAYSLQDLGLDTVEANERLGFAPDLRTYGVGGQILYDLGVRRMRLITNNPRKIAGLKGFGIEVVGRLPLLIETNEYNLRYLETKAEKLGHLLLQTRLITLFVRWSMPPGTDYGDRGQDKLRSLAHGADLLMQEEVSLAAAARFGVAYHAGSPLATLTAPQCTIVHLGLDVANTNVGDWYAHLEHPYRQAIAQVLNALTQLPDAIEFKFFVASPQSVLASLRSSTDMTNAANNGSYEQNFDPQIEWQPGITYQYKQIYPRA, from the coding sequence ATGAAAATCGTGAAAATGAAGGCGATCTGGTGGGTGCTGCCCAGTTTGCCACGCCAGAAATGATTAATTTCATGGCTACCCATGCTAGAGGTTTAATTTGTTTAGCCATGACAGGCGATCGCCTCGACGAGCTAGATCTGCCCCTCATGGTAAATCGAAACACTGATAGCCACCAAACTGCTTTTACAGTTAGCATCGATGCCAAAGTGGGGACATCTACTGGTATTTCTGCCGACGATCGCTCGCGCACGATCCAGGTAGCAATCCACGCCAGTACCAAGCCCGACGATCTGCGCCGCCCCGGTCATATTTTTCCGCTGCGGAGTCGCGATGGTGGCGTGCTCAAGCGGGCGGGGCACACGGAAGCTGCTGTAGACTTGGCACGCCTGGCAGGGTTATATCCAGCGGGCGTAATCTGCGAAATTCAAAATGATAACGGCTCGATGGCACGCCTACCGGAGTTGATCGAATATGCCAAGAAGCACAACCTTAAGCTGATCAGTATTGCCGATCTGATTAGCTATCGCTTGGAACACGAACGGTTTGTACACCGCGAGACAGTTGCCAAGCTACCCTCGCAGTTTGGGGACTTCGACATTTATGCTTACCGCAACAGTTTGGACAACACCGAACACGTTGCCATTGTCAAGGGCGATCCCAGTCAGTTCCCCAATCGAGAAGTAATCGTGCGCGTGCATTCAGAGTGCCTGACGGGTGATGCCTTGGGTTCCCTGCGCTGCGACTGTCGGGGGCAGTTGCAAAGCGCGCTCAAAATGATCGAATATGCGGGCGCGGGCGTAGTAGTTTATCTGCGTCAGGAAGGTCGAGGCATTGGCCTGATTAACAAACTCAAAGCCTATTCGCTCCAGGATTTGGGCTTAGATACGGTGGAAGCCAACGAACGCTTGGGCTTTGCGCCGGATCTGCGCACCTATGGCGTGGGCGGGCAGATTTTATACGATCTGGGCGTGCGACGGATGCGCCTGATTACGAATAACCCGCGTAAAATTGCCGGTCTTAAGGGGTTTGGGATTGAGGTGGTCGGTCGCCTGCCCCTCTTGATCGAAACTAATGAATATAATCTGCGCTACCTGGAAACTAAGGCCGAAAAACTAGGACACCTCTTACTGCAAACCAGACTAATTACCCTGTTTGTGCGCTGGTCTATGCCCCCAGGTACTGACTATGGCGATCGAGGTCAAGATAAACTGCGATCGCTCGCCCATGGAGCCGATCTACTCATGCAAGAAGAAGTATCGCTCGCCGCCGCTGCCCGATTTGGGGTCGCCTATCATGCTGGCTCTCCCTTAGCAACTTTGACCGCACCGCAGTGTACGATCGTGCATCTTGGACTCGATGTTGCCAATACAAATGTGGGTGATTGGTACGCGCACCTGGAACACCCCTATCGCCAGGCGATCGCCCAGGTACTGAACGCGCTAACTCAACTACCTGACGCGATCGAATTTAAGTTCTTCGTCGCCAGTCCCCAGTCTGTCTTGGCATCTTTGCGATCGTCAACCGATATGACTAATGCAGCTAATAATGGCAGCTACGAACAAAACTTCGATCCTCAGATCGAGTGGCAACCAGGTATTACCTACCAATACAAGCAAATTTATCCCCGTGCCTAG
- a CDS encoding ABC transporter ATP-binding protein, whose translation MRSPLSTKSDTSQKLPHPLVRLLNYGHAYNRQIALASSCSILNKLFDLAPPALIGTAVDTVVQRQNSLLGIWGIKEVWWQLIVISLASAVVWGLESAFQYAYARLWRNLAQNIQHNLRLDAYGHLQQLELSFFEERNTGNLMAILSDDINQLERFLDGGANEVLQVATTVIIIGVAFFILAPGVAWMAMLPMPFILWGSIAFQKLLAPRYADVREKVGLLNAQLSNNLSGITTIKSFTTEDYEQKRIAAESERYRQSNRRAIALSAAFVPLIRIIVFVGFIATLLFGGLEVEAGRLAVGAYSVMVFLTQRLLWPLTRLGETLDQYQRAMASTNRAMNLLDTPIEIPSRHLSFPLSDRYISERNSYARTSEVNGSTSNGYKHKYKVRGEIEFHHVNFSYRKGFPVVSDLSLHVPAGKTIAVVGATGSGKSTLVKLIMRLYEVTEGKITLDGIDIRDLQLQELRSCIGWVSQDVFLFHGSVLENIAYGSFDATVDEIVQAAKVAEAHEFIEQLPEGYDTIVGERGQKLSGGQRQRLAIARAVLRDPAVLILDEATSAVDNETEAAIQKSLEQITANRTTIAIAHRLSTVRDADRIYVMDRGRIAEQGRHEDLLDRQGIYANLWRVQTGIKA comes from the coding sequence ATGCGATCGCCCCTTTCTACCAAATCCGATACATCCCAGAAATTACCGCATCCCCTAGTACGACTGCTGAATTACGGTCATGCCTATAACCGTCAAATTGCCCTAGCTAGTAGTTGCTCCATTTTGAATAAACTATTCGATCTGGCTCCACCTGCATTAATTGGGACGGCAGTTGACACGGTCGTACAAAGACAGAATTCCCTCTTGGGCATCTGGGGCATTAAAGAGGTATGGTGGCAACTAATAGTAATCTCGCTTGCCAGTGCAGTTGTCTGGGGATTGGAATCGGCATTTCAGTATGCCTATGCCCGACTCTGGCGAAACCTGGCGCAAAATATTCAACACAATCTCCGCCTCGATGCCTACGGACACCTGCAACAATTGGAACTATCCTTTTTTGAGGAGCGCAATACAGGTAACTTGATGGCAATTCTGAGCGACGACATCAATCAACTGGAGAGATTCCTCGATGGCGGCGCGAATGAGGTACTGCAAGTAGCAACCACGGTAATTATTATTGGTGTGGCGTTCTTTATACTAGCGCCGGGTGTCGCCTGGATGGCGATGTTACCCATGCCATTTATTCTCTGGGGTTCGATCGCTTTCCAAAAACTTCTAGCCCCCCGTTATGCCGACGTGCGCGAAAAAGTCGGTCTACTGAACGCACAGCTATCCAATAATCTCAGTGGCATTACCACGATCAAAAGCTTCACCACAGAAGATTACGAGCAGAAACGCATTGCCGCCGAAAGCGAAAGATATCGCCAGAGCAACCGACGCGCGATCGCTCTAAGTGCCGCATTCGTGCCCCTAATTCGCATTATCGTCTTCGTGGGATTTATCGCTACGTTACTATTTGGCGGTTTGGAAGTGGAAGCTGGCAGACTTGCTGTTGGTGCCTATAGCGTCATGGTATTTCTAACGCAGCGGTTGCTCTGGCCGCTCACTCGCCTGGGCGAAACCCTCGACCAGTACCAGCGTGCCATGGCTTCCACCAACCGCGCCATGAATCTCCTGGATACACCGATTGAGATTCCCTCCAGACATCTATCATTTCCACTATCCGATCGCTATATCTCCGAGCGGAATTCCTACGCTCGCACATCCGAAGTTAACGGAAGCACCTCGAATGGATATAAACACAAATACAAAGTGCGCGGTGAAATCGAGTTCCACCATGTAAATTTCTCCTATAGAAAAGGTTTCCCAGTGGTTAGCGATCTGTCGCTGCACGTACCGGCTGGCAAAACGATCGCGGTAGTAGGCGCGACTGGATCTGGCAAAAGTACGCTGGTAAAGCTGATTATGCGCCTATATGAAGTGACTGAGGGCAAAATTACCTTAGATGGGATCGATATTCGAGACTTGCAATTACAAGAGTTGCGCTCCTGCATCGGCTGGGTCAGTCAGGATGTCTTTCTCTTTCACGGTTCGGTATTGGAAAATATTGCCTACGGCAGTTTTGATGCTACTGTTGACGAGATCGTACAGGCAGCTAAAGTAGCAGAAGCCCATGAATTTATCGAGCAATTACCCGAAGGCTACGATACGATTGTGGGAGAGCGCGGTCAAAAGCTATCCGGCGGTCAGCGGCAGCGCCTAGCGATCGCCCGTGCCGTCCTGCGCGATCCGGCTGTCCTGATTTTAGACGAAGCCACCTCCGCTGTAGATAACGAAACCGAAGCAGCCATCCAAAAATCTCTAGAACAAATCACGGCAAATCGCACCACGATCGCGATCGCCCACCGTCTCTCTACCGTCCGCGATGCCGATCGGATCTATGTCATGGATCGGGGGCGTATCGCCGAGCAGGGAAGGCATGAAGACTTACTAGATCGACAAGGAATCTACGCCAATCTATGGCGCGTACAAACGGGAATCAAGGCTTGA
- a CDS encoding Uma2 family endonuclease, with the protein MVQTPSRVLTLEEFLRQPETKPASEYINGQIIQKPMPQGEHSAIQTDFASAINAILRPKRIARAFSELRCTFGGRSTVPDISVFIWERIPRKENGGVANAFLIPPDWTIEILSPDQSHTRVTKNILHCLKHGTLMGWLIDPEEKTIFVYRPGQEPEVFDEPEALLPVPPFASELKLTVKDLFDWLLV; encoded by the coding sequence ATGGTACAGACACCTTCTAGAGTTTTAACATTGGAGGAGTTTCTGCGACAACCAGAAACGAAACCTGCCAGCGAGTACATTAATGGTCAAATTATTCAGAAACCAATGCCCCAAGGAGAACATAGCGCCATTCAAACTGATTTCGCATCGGCAATCAACGCAATTCTCCGACCTAAGCGAATTGCACGAGCTTTCTCAGAACTGCGGTGTACCTTTGGTGGACGGTCAACTGTACCCGATATCTCTGTATTTATTTGGGAACGCATCCCGCGTAAGGAAAATGGTGGCGTAGCTAATGCATTTCTCATCCCGCCGGACTGGACAATTGAGATTCTTTCACCCGACCAGAGTCACACGAGGGTGACCAAAAATATTTTGCATTGTTTGAAGCATGGCACTTTGATGGGGTGGCTCATCGATCCGGAGGAGAAAACTATATTTGTCTATCGTCCCGGACAGGAACCTGAGGTATTTGACGAGCCAGAAGCTCTTTTACCAGTGCCACCGTTTGCAAGCGAGCTAAAGCTTACGGTCAAGGATTTGTTTGATTGGTTGTTGGTGTGA
- a CDS encoding serine/threonine-protein kinase — MMVGKCRLSPYTMHNLPDFSKSGFEVIRQLGQNSAGGRVVYLAKDLSIPSNNAEGIERLVAIKQFQFVKGADWSGFKAIEREMQVLQNLSHPGIPRYLGSFETDDGYCIVQEYKDAKPLSEARSYDGDLVKQIAIAVLEILVYLQDRIPPIIHRDIKPENILLDENRNVYLIDFGFARIGTGEIAMSSVAAGTFGFMAPEQLRNRELNEATDLYGLGATLICLLTNTKSTAIDTITDDDGRINFQPLLPNLSQRFITWLERMVAPKRSDRFANASAALAALQSASIVRLPDVQVSRKSLELTATFVGEQMRSAISVNGSNSRFTSQADISQTLQLEGKWEVAPHPSDPPHTPDNRAWISFDPATFTGNAECWISVDTTPLIASEVYDRTLVLHTNLETETIHIPITVKTAPGIARRQPPYLWLPVLLAIATLTGTTVSYSLMLAISSIYSYKNFFLAVIYFVGSFLITSAATVSNARYGADAKALGWTVFGVVLMSLAFVVVILISGNSRLEPVIIFGAPLLYAMFGAAVGRTFKRSRQNGINRGKSILLVVVTAGLGLSMGVLPYIMLVGSGRLLKLLVIAALILGLGLSFGLTGLTRLVLNSVRRDRIDRSKHSKSQHFIKP; from the coding sequence ATGATGGTAGGCAAGTGCCGTCTCTCCCCCTATACCATGCATAACTTACCCGACTTCTCTAAATCCGGTTTTGAGGTCATTAGACAACTCGGTCAAAACTCAGCGGGTGGTCGTGTTGTTTATCTCGCTAAAGATCTGTCGATCCCAAGCAATAATGCAGAGGGAATCGAACGTCTGGTGGCGATCAAGCAGTTTCAGTTTGTTAAAGGTGCTGACTGGTCTGGTTTTAAAGCGATCGAGCGAGAGATGCAAGTTCTACAAAACTTATCCCACCCTGGAATCCCTCGCTATTTGGGTTCCTTTGAGACTGATGATGGTTACTGCATCGTGCAGGAATATAAAGATGCCAAGCCTCTCTCAGAAGCGCGTAGCTACGATGGCGATCTTGTTAAGCAAATCGCGATCGCTGTTTTGGAAATCCTTGTATATCTTCAGGATCGTATCCCTCCAATTATACACCGCGATATCAAGCCCGAGAATATTCTGCTTGATGAGAACAGAAATGTCTATCTGATTGATTTTGGTTTTGCTCGCATCGGCACAGGCGAAATTGCGATGAGTAGCGTGGCAGCAGGCACCTTCGGCTTTATGGCTCCCGAACAACTACGCAACCGCGAACTGAATGAAGCCACCGATCTGTATGGACTTGGTGCAACTCTGATTTGCTTGCTGACGAATACTAAATCCACTGCGATCGATACCATCACCGATGACGATGGCAGAATTAATTTTCAACCTCTATTGCCCAACCTCAGTCAGCGCTTCATTACCTGGTTGGAGCGCATGGTAGCACCCAAGCGCTCCGATCGCTTTGCCAATGCCTCCGCCGCTCTGGCAGCACTCCAATCGGCAAGTATAGTTCGCCTTCCCGACGTGCAGGTCAGTCGAAAAAGCTTGGAGTTAACAGCGACTTTTGTGGGCGAACAGATGCGCTCTGCCATCTCAGTCAATGGTTCCAACTCTAGATTCACATCACAGGCAGATATCTCTCAAACTCTTCAACTAGAGGGCAAATGGGAAGTAGCTCCACATCCTAGCGATCCGCCGCATACCCCTGACAATCGTGCCTGGATCTCATTCGATCCCGCAACCTTCACTGGCAATGCCGAATGTTGGATATCTGTAGATACAACACCATTAATAGCGAGTGAAGTTTACGATCGCACGCTTGTTCTGCATACTAACCTGGAAACAGAAACCATCCACATTCCAATTACCGTTAAAACAGCCCCCGGAATTGCAAGACGACAACCTCCTTACCTCTGGCTACCAGTACTGCTAGCGATCGCCACTCTCACAGGAACTACAGTTAGTTATTCTCTGATGTTGGCAATTAGTTCTATTTACAGCTATAAGAACTTTTTCCTAGCAGTCATCTATTTTGTTGGCTCTTTCCTAATAACAAGTGCTGCCACTGTATCGAATGCCAGGTATGGTGCTGACGCTAAAGCATTAGGCTGGACGGTGTTTGGGGTGGTACTCATGAGCCTAGCTTTTGTTGTCGTAATTCTCATATCAGGTAACAGTAGACTCGAACCAGTAATTATATTTGGAGCACCTTTGCTCTATGCCATGTTCGGTGCGGCAGTTGGCAGAACCTTCAAGCGATCGCGCCAAAACGGTATTAATCGCGGCAAAAGTATCTTGTTAGTAGTAGTGACCGCAGGTTTAGGTCTCAGTATGGGGGTTCTCCCCTACATAATGCTAGTGGGATCGGGTCGGTTGCTCAAATTGTTGGTTATCGCAGCCCTAATTCTAGGTTTGGGTTTAAGTTTTGGCTTAACTGGCTTAACCAGATTGGTTCTTAACAGTGTGCGTCGCGATCGCATTGACCGCAGCAAACACAGTAAATCCCAACATTTCATTAAGCCATAA
- a CDS encoding MBL fold metallo-hydrolase, whose product MKIRYFWVSLLAAVITFGSIVGWHTGWTGWHNYAVANPLDDIPASTPAPSKPEPSTPTPSEPEQPAPPKAPEVKPSSPGLTAAGLTLKELGGGVYGLISSTDFPPSDPAKIAICNGGIVVGSNSVLVIDPFQNPSLATLMLDTVKSLTDKPVKYVLNTHYHFDHTGGNSVAAAQGIPIMGRGTIREFMAGRNRDLDPNLKLPDIIVNSESDIWLGDRLVRLQRVEGHSGGTDLIAFVPDSNVLFAGDIVFNKRIPYVGDGNIRDWQGSLYRLIATYPDATVVPGHGDVTNKAGMQELQAYFSDLERRALEWKAQNLTKEEVFAKYAKVPDAYKEYKFQLLYAPNNAGMRSNLEVAYDQFTRSATIPLIP is encoded by the coding sequence ATGAAAATCAGGTACTTTTGGGTGTCTCTACTTGCCGCTGTCATTACCTTTGGCAGTATCGTCGGCTGGCATACAGGCTGGACTGGTTGGCATAATTACGCAGTGGCAAATCCCCTCGATGATATTCCAGCCTCGACCCCTGCACCATCGAAGCCCGAGCCGTCTACCCCAACCCCATCTGAACCGGAACAACCTGCCCCGCCCAAGGCACCAGAGGTAAAACCATCAAGCCCGGGTCTGACCGCAGCGGGCTTAACGCTAAAAGAGTTGGGTGGTGGAGTCTACGGCTTAATTTCCAGTACAGATTTCCCCCCTAGCGATCCGGCAAAAATTGCTATTTGTAATGGTGGCATTGTAGTTGGCAGTAATAGCGTCCTGGTTATAGATCCGTTTCAAAACCCATCCCTGGCTACCTTAATGCTGGATACGGTCAAGAGCCTGACTGACAAGCCCGTGAAATACGTGCTTAATACCCACTACCATTTCGATCATACCGGTGGCAATTCGGTGGCCGCAGCGCAGGGCATTCCCATTATGGGGAGAGGCACGATCAGAGAATTTATGGCGGGTCGCAACCGCGATCTCGATCCAAATCTCAAATTGCCTGACATTATCGTCAATAGTGAAAGCGATATTTGGCTGGGCGATCGCCTTGTAAGATTACAAAGAGTAGAAGGGCACTCGGGCGGCACGGATCTGATTGCCTTTGTGCCAGATTCTAATGTCCTATTTGCAGGTGATATCGTTTTTAATAAACGCATTCCCTATGTGGGTGATGGGAATATCCGCGACTGGCAGGGCAGTTTGTACAGGCTAATTGCTACCTATCCCGATGCTACAGTCGTACCCGGGCACGGAGACGTAACGAATAAAGCAGGGATGCAGGAGTTGCAAGCTTATTTCAGCGATCTGGAAAGGCGCGCTCTGGAGTGGAAAGCACAAAACCTGACGAAAGAAGAGGTATTTGCTAAATATGCCAAGGTACCCGATGCCTATAAGGAATACAAGTTTCAGCTCCTTTATGCGCCTAATAATGCTGGAATGCGTAGCAACTTAGAGGTTGCCTACGACCAGTTTACGCGCAGTGCTACCATTCCTTTGATCCCTTAA